The genomic segment ATGTTTTATGCCCTCTACGTGTTTCCTTCCTTACTCGAGATGTCGAGTCCAGAAAGTCTTCCGCGCTTCTTAGTCTTGATTTTACACCCTTCAGCTAAGTACGTCCTTGCAGCGACTCCGATTCTGTTACTTTCGATCCTCCTTCTCACTTTTCGTCTGATTCCGGTCAAACGGCTATTACAGTTTAAAATCATCCAAAAACTTCTTCAGTTGTATTACAGTTACTTGTTTACGATTGAGATTGGTTCTTTTATTGACGCAGGTTTCTCGTTGGAAGAGGCTTTCCGCTCGCTTGAACAGGGGCAGACAGGAAAGAAACAACAGATGTACGCAATGCTTCACCAACATCAACAAGCGGGCACCTCGTTATCTGAAGCCATCTTACAAGAACAAATCATTGATGTTGAAACCGTTGGGCTCGTTCATCTTGCTCGAGAAAGTGGTGACCTAGGTCCATTATTGCTAGCACAAGCGAGTCTGTTGCATGAATCGATTGAAGAAGAGTTGGAGAAAAAACTGCTGTTGATTGAACCGGTCTTGTATGGAGGCTTGACGATCATGACAGGCAGCTTATTTTTTATTTTGTACTACCCGATCCAACTGGCGATTCAACAACTTCCATTTTGAAGAAAGAAGGAGTTTTGATTATGAGACGATTCTTGAAAAACGAACGTGGATTCACTTTACTTGAAATGGCTGCTGTCTTATTAATTATTTCGCTACTGCTGCTCGTATTAATTCCGACGATGACGAGTGGAAAAGATCAAGCGAAAGGTGTTAGTTGTGAAGCGAACATCCGTGTCATTCGTTCCGAGGTCAACCTCTATTATGCGAAAGAAAAGAATTCTGATTTCCTGCCCGTCCGAAACTCCTTACATACCAACGTTTTCTAGACGTTTCGCGCTCGTTTCAATCTGCACCTGCACTCTATCTGCACATTCCATTGAAAAATCAGGCGTTTTTGTCCGAATAAAGGTCGTCGAGGATGATGCGTGCCCGGTCCTTCATCTCGTCGGTCACATGGATATAATGTTTGACTGTCGTCGCAAGACTCGAGTGTCCGAGCATCGCTTGGATGCCAGGAAGGGGCAAGCCTTGTTGGATGAGCAACGTCGCATACGTGTGCCGTAACGTGTGCAGGGTGATGACGGGGAGTCCAGCTTGCTCCGAAAGGTCTTGGAACGGTCGCATCGCGAAGTGGTCATAGATGTACTGCCCGTCCTCGCGCGTGAAGACGAGGTCTTGCAGGTTATCGGCGCCCGTCTCGTGCAGCCACGTCCGTTGTTCAAACCGCCACCGCTCTAAAATCTTGCGCAGGTGATTGCTCATCGGAATGATACGGGAATGCCCGGACTTGAGCGTCGTCCATGTCTTGCGTCCTGCCTTCATGGATTGCCGGGCTTGGCGTTCGACACGGATCAATCCGTTTTTAAAATCGATATGCTCCCATCCGAGCGATCGGGCCTCGTTGCTCCGCAGTCCGGTATGCGCTACAATGATATACAACTTCGCGATCGGGTGGTCCTTGTAGGCGGCCTCGAACTGCTGGATGTGTTCGACGGTCCATAAGGTCTTTTCCCGTTCCGTGTGCTCGCGTCTGATTTGGATGCGGGCCTCTTTGTCGAGGATGTAGCCATTTTCGTAGGCGTAGGTGAGCAGGGCATTGATATGACGGGACAGGGCATTGCGGCTACTCGTCTTCAGTCCACGTTCCCGCGCGATGCGGTCTGCCCATGCCGTCAGTTCTCGCCGTGTTAACGTAGCAAAAACCCGTTTGCCGAATACGGCACTGAATCGTTCGAACGCATAGTGGCGGTTGTCAATCGTCCGTTCCTTCAAGATGCCCTCCTGGACGTGCAGGTACTCGTCTGCGACCTCGCGCACCGTCTTGCCAGTCTTCTTGCCGAGCAATCCGTCCTCGTTTTTACGGATCATGTCCGTCGCCCAACGCTTGAGTTCCCGTTGCGTGTCCCGCGTCGCAGACGGTTGATGCCGGTTGCCGTCCCTGTCAGTCAGGGACAGGCGGGTCCAATACTTCCCGTTGTCCAGTCGTTTAATACTGTAGTGCATGATGTTCCTCCTTTGTCGTACATACGTTCTAGTCTCGTCCGAAAGAAAAAGGCACCTGAGTGCCCTTAGTGTACTACGTTATTTCGTCGGAATCTCGACTGTATAGCGTTCTGCTAGATTTTCGAAGTTCGCATCTGACGGTCCATCGACGATGTACTTGATGCTCGTGATCTCTTTCGGGTCCGACTGGGCGACGAAGAAGATGTTTCCTTCTTTCTTCACCTTACCGATGAACTCGCCACCGACTTCATCCGATAAGAAGATTTCCGCGTCGACTTGCTCACCTGTATTCGTCGTGATCGTCGCCTGGTTCGGATGGAAGTTGATAGTGTCGTCACTCGTGTTTTCCGCTGTCACGTCGACGACGACGAGCGTGACCTCGTCCTTGTCACCGAATGCCTCTTTGTATGCGTTCGCGACCTTGAGGCGTGACGTTTGAATCTTGTTGACCGAGAAGTTGATAGGACCGAGCGTCGTCTTCTCACCGACCGCTTTATTCGTAAAGTATGTCGTCTTTTCGCCTGCCTCCGTCTTCTCGACGTTCGACTCTTCCTTGACGGCTTCCGTTTTCTCCGGCGCTGCCGCTTCTGTCTTATCTTCTGCTTTGGCTTCCGTATTCGGCTCCGTCGCGCTCTCTTCGCCGCAACCAGCGAGTAAAAGTGCTGCCGATAGGGATGCCCCCACGATCATGCGTTTCATAATGTTGCCTCCTTTTCGTATCTATACATATATTACCAAAGTAAAAACGAAAAAGTTTCATCTTTTTTAACAAATATGGAAAAGTATTCGACAATGTCCGGCCTTTCGTGTCGAACGAAATTAACCAAAGCTATGTAAAAATTGTGATAGGTCTATTGTATTATTTTCCAAAATTAATTATTATGAGAAAAGTATCATAAAAACAAGCGTTCGTATTTCAGAACGATGAAGGGGACTGTGTCAATGGGGCTTGTAGC from the Exiguobacterium oxidotolerans JCM 12280 genome contains:
- a CDS encoding type II secretion system F family protein, which gives rise to MSKGISTKETLEILKRFEEPILLPVIEEMQRRLESGNPLSVALEPLALSPSLQRLLQVGDQTERPLMILKQVIRLLELENQMKKKFWKMARYPLVLASSLMLLFMFYALYVFPSLLEMSSPESLPRFLVLILHPSAKYVLAATPILLLSILLLTFRLIPVKRLLQFKIIQKLLQLYYSYLFTIEIGSFIDAGFSLEEAFRSLEQGQTGKKQQMYAMLHQHQQAGTSLSEAILQEQIIDVETVGLVHLARESGDLGPLLLAQASLLHESIEEELEKKLLLIEPVLYGGLTIMTGSLFFILYYPIQLAIQQLPF
- a CDS encoding prepilin-type N-terminal cleavage/methylation domain-containing protein; the encoded protein is MRRFLKNERGFTLLEMAAVLLIISLLLLVLIPTMTSGKDQAKGVSCEANIRVIRSEVNLYYAKEKNSDFLPVRNSLHTNVF
- a CDS encoding tyrosine-type recombinase/integrase, which translates into the protein MHYSIKRLDNGKYWTRLSLTDRDGNRHQPSATRDTQRELKRWATDMIRKNEDGLLGKKTGKTVREVADEYLHVQEGILKERTIDNRHYAFERFSAVFGKRVFATLTRRELTAWADRIARERGLKTSSRNALSRHINALLTYAYENGYILDKEARIQIRREHTEREKTLWTVEHIQQFEAAYKDHPIAKLYIIVAHTGLRSNEARSLGWEHIDFKNGLIRVERQARQSMKAGRKTWTTLKSGHSRIIPMSNHLRKILERWRFEQRTWLHETGADNLQDLVFTREDGQYIYDHFAMRPFQDLSEQAGLPVITLHTLRHTYATLLIQQGLPLPGIQAMLGHSSLATTVKHYIHVTDEMKDRARIILDDLYSDKNA
- a CDS encoding DUF4352 domain-containing protein, which produces MKRMIVGASLSAALLLAGCGEESATEPNTEAKAEDKTEAAAPEKTEAVKEESNVEKTEAGEKTTYFTNKAVGEKTTLGPINFSVNKIQTSRLKVANAYKEAFGDKDEVTLVVVDVTAENTSDDTINFHPNQATITTNTGEQVDAEIFLSDEVGGEFIGKVKKEGNIFFVAQSDPKEITSIKYIVDGPSDANFENLAERYTVEIPTK